CGATGAATAATTTTTTTCATCGGGACCGTATCGCCGGATTGGTCATTTATCCAGTCGGCGACGCCATCGCACAATTGATCGTAGGCGAATTTCACCTTCTCCGATTAATAGTCCTGGCCGTGGCCGGTGGTGCAATATATGCATGGGAAATTCCTAAATGGTTTCAGTACATTGAAAAGCGGTATACCCATTTTTTCACACGCACTTTGGCTGCCATTGTTTATTTTAACCCGCTATGGATTGCGCGGCATTTATTTTTTATTACGATTGCCACGGCGCCGGAAGTTCTCGGAACGCTGAATACCACAACGGATGCTGCTGTCCATTGCATCATTACGGGAACTAAATCATTTCTCGGCGCCATCGTTTTATCCTTTATAGGAAATTTCATCATTCAAAACCGTCTGCCGCTTCGATTTCGTTTTATCGGTAGTTCGGTTTTCAGCGGACTCATGGCCGTTTATTACGCTTTATCACAAAGGTATTTTTAGATGACATTCGAAGAACGCGACATTGATTTGATTTTGAAAGCGATCAAATTTTCTGCTGAAAAGCATAAAGATCAGCGACGAAAAGATGCCGAAGCGTCGCCGTATATCAATCATCCTATCCAGGTAGCCGAATTACTGTGGCGCGTAGGGGGCGTACGCGATACCGTCGTCATTCTCGGAGCATTGTTACATGACACGATCGAAGATACGGAGACGACGCCTGAAGAGATCGAATCGCTTTTCGGCGAAGACGTGCTGGACGTAGTTTTGGAAGTGACGGATGACAAAAGACTGCCGAAAATGGAAAGGAAACGGCTGCAGATCGAGCAGGCGCCGCATAAAAGTTTACGGGCCAGGCAACTGAAGTTAGCCGATAAGATATGCAATGTTCGCGACATTACGCATTCTCCTCCGAGAGACTGGACACTCGAAAGGCGCTTGGAATATTTTGATTGGACTGAAAAAGTCGTCAACGGGATTCGTGGAAGTAATGTGCCGTTGGAAAAACTGTATAACGAGTTATTGAGAGAAGGCCGCTCACGGCTCAAGCTATAAATTATTCTTTTATCCCCACTATCAACCACATTTCATCGTTGCGTGAAACGCGCTGAACGAACGGCTCGATTATTTTATCGATTCGGAATCCGGCATTTTCCAGATCTTTTTTTACAAAGGCTGAGCCAATCCTGTGCGTTTCAGTTTGCTCCTTGCGTGTGGCTTTTCGTAAACGATCCGTAATCGGTTCGACAATCACCAAACGTCCTCCCGGCTTCAGGGCTTTCTTGATATATGCCAGCATGGAAACATATTCCGTCATTTCATGGTAAGCATTGACGATCACGGCAGCGTCCAATACGCCATCCGGCAGCATCGGATTGTCGGTTGTGCTGTGAATGATGGTAACGTTCGTGACGGAGTCTTTCTTGAGGTTCTTTTTTAAATCTTTTAATGCATCCTGATCAATGTCCACAGCGTAAATCGTTCCGGCAGCACCGGCTTGTTTTGCCATTTTTAAAGTAAGGTATCCGTCCTGGCATCCGATATCTGCAGCGACGCTTCCGGAATCAAGATTCATTGCCCGGAAAATTCCCTCAACGTTTTGCCATTGATCGCGTTTCGTCCAATCATCTTGGGCACGACTGCTTACCGTTAACAGTATTTGAATTAGAAGGACAACAGACTTCAATTTCATGAATATACACAACATTTTTTTGAGAATTAAAGCAGACTACGGAAGCAATACTAAAAAAGTTACGTAAATTTTTAGGTCATTCGGATTAAATATGCACATGAACGCCCATCCACAAAATGACGCTAGAAAAACCTAAATGTTGCTTTTTTAATGTGATGGTTTTGTAACTCGGAACGCTAGTAGTTGAAATGTTATAAACCAACTCTTGTGCGGGAATTTTGACGACAGAGCAAGCCGTGTATTCACCTTTGAGCTGAAGCGATACATTTTGTAATATATAGAAATCTAAACTTGTCGTTATAGAAGAGCTGACAACATTGCGGGCCAGAGAAAAAGTGTTAACTGTGTCATTCACAGCAATAATATAGCCAGGGGGACCGTTTATTAATACAAAACTTTGCTTGCCATTTACCCGAATACGATTCGCTCCAATTCCTAAACCTGCAGCAAATTCCAATCGGGTGCCATCCAGATGTTTTAGAACAACAATAACGTAATCCGCATATAATTTTAATCCGTAGTTTTTAAAATGTTGTGAGATATCGTGATGTTCCGATTGAATTCCTTCTACGATATTCTTCCAGTTACTCCCGGAAATATGCGATTGAATAAAATAATTGAACATAAAGCCAATGCGTATCGTTTTATTTATGTTTTTTTCAACTGATACATTCCACGCTTTGGGTTGTCCATGCGAAATTGATGGGTACCCTGAGTTTTTATAGTTTTCGAAAGTCTCACTAAAATAATTCAATCGTGGATTACCAAATAGAATAGAAATGCGGGCAAATCGATCAGGCAGCAATTTGCCTACTATTGAGGTATCGGCCAATACCGTTTGTGCATTGATATCGATTACATAGCTCAATGAAATAAGAATCAGCATTATTGAGCATTTCATGGACATGAACTCATATTTGAATAATTGAAAAAAGCCGGGAGCAATATAGAATATATTCTGAGATTCTTCAAAGAAATTTTAAATACATTGCCTCATTCATGCCGGAGTGCTTCTGCCGGATTGGTGAGCGATGTTTTGATAGTGTGATAGGCGACAGT
The sequence above is drawn from the bacterium genome and encodes:
- a CDS encoding HD domain-containing protein, coding for MDLILKAIKFSAEKHKDQRRKDAEASPYINHPIQVAELLWRVGGVRDTVVILGALLHDTIEDTETTPEEIESLFGEDVLDVVLEVTDDKRLPKMERKRLQIEQAPHKSLRARQLKLADKICNVRDITHSPPRDWTLERRLEYFDWTEKVVNGIRGSNVPLEKLYNELLREGRSRLKL
- a CDS encoding methyltransferase domain-containing protein, whose translation is MKLKSVVLLIQILLTVSSRAQDDWTKRDQWQNVEGIFRAMNLDSGSVAADIGCQDGYLTLKMAKQAGAAGTIYAVDIDQDALKDLKKNLKKDSVTNVTIIHSTTDNPMLPDGVLDAAVIVNAYHEMTEYVSMLAYIKKALKPGGRLVIVEPITDRLRKATRKEQTETHRIGSAFVKKDLENAGFRIDKIIEPFVQRVSRNDEMWLIVGIKE